From the genome of Leptotrichia sp. oral taxon 847:
CTTATTTTTGTTGAAAAATAATAAAATTTGCAATTAAATGAAAAAAGATATAAAATAGATTGCATAAGAATTCAAAAAAGGAAAGGGAAAATACTATGATTATAGGTATTACTGGGGGAATTGGAAGTGGAAAAAGTACTGTTAGTCGTATTTTAAGAAATAAAGGTTTTTATTTTGTCGATTTAGACTCGATTTCTCACGATGTTATTCAAAATCCGAAAATAAAAAAACAGCTTTTAGAAAATTTTGGAAATGAAATTTTTGATAAAGAAGAGGTTTTGCGAAAAAAATTAGGAGAGATTGTTTTTAAAAACAAAAAAAATTAGAAAAATTAAATTCTATTATGCATCCAGAAATTTTGAAAGAAATGAGAAAAAAATTAAAGAAATAAAAAAAGTTGTTGTATTTGTGGAAATTCAACTGCTTTTTGAAGTTGGCTGGGAAAGTGAATTTGATTTAATTTTACTTATTTGGTCTAAAAAAAATATTCAAATTAAACGAATTTTAGAAAGGGATGGAAGAAGTAAAGATGAGGCAATAAATATAATAAATTCTCAAATTTCACTGGATGAAAAAAGAAAAAAAAGTGATTATGTTATCGAAAACAACGATGATAATTTGGAAAAACTTGAAAATAAAGTAAATGAATTTATTGATTTTTTGAAAATCAAATTAAATTCAGGAAAAAAAGAGGTGTAAAATGAAAAAAATAATGTTTTTAATTATGTTTGTTATATTAACTGGGCTAGCCGGTTTTATAGCATGGTTGTGTGTGCCATTTAATATTCTTATAATTGGAAGTGATGCTTATGCGAATCAGCCTACAAAAGGTTCGAGAAGTGACGGATTAATTCTTGTCAAGGTTGTACCACTTTTGGCACAGATTAAAATGGTATCAATTCCTCGTGATTCTTATGCTGAAATTCCTTGTGAAAATTTTAAAATGGATAAAATTACGCACTCCCACGCATTTGGTGGGACTCCGTGTACAATTGAAGCTGTCGAAAAACTGCTGGATGTAAAGATTAACTATCATATTTTATTTAGATTTGAAAATGTTATGGATATTACAACAATGATTGATGGAGTCGATGTTGTTTCTAACCACACTTTTAATCAAGACTACTTTGACCAGGAAGTATTTCACTTTAACCAAGGACAAGTTTATAACTTGAAAGGAAGACAGGCTCTTGCTTACACAAGACATAGAAAAAGTGACACAGCTTTTAAGCGGGATGAAAGACAAAGACAGGTCATTCAAGCAATTATACAAAAACTTGCAGCTCCTTCAGGATGGAAGTATATTCCAAAAGTTTTAGATTATGCAAAAAAAAATATGGAAATTGATGCAAATCCTCTAAAGGCTTTAGGTGCTGCGCCAGCAATCTTATTACATCATCCAGTTGAACAGCATGAGCTAAAAGGCGACGGTCGAATGATTAACGGTGTTTATTACTATATTTTGGACGATAATTCACTAAATGATATAATTAATGAATTTCAAAATTAAAATATTATTATTTCATAAAAATGCACATTTTGTGATATAATAACTATCAATAATGGAATTTTTAAAGAAAAAAAACAAAAAGAAAGGAGAAAAATGGAAATAAAAAAAGCTGAATTTATAAAATCTGCTGTTTATGAAAATGAATATCCAAAATTTAATAATATTACAGAATTTTCTTTTATTGGTCGTTCAAATGTTGGAAAATCTTCTTTGATAAATTCTTTGACAAAACGAAAAAATCTTGCCAGAACAAGTAAAACTCCAGGAAGAACACAATTAATTAACTACTTTTTGATAAATAGCAAAATTCATTTTGTTGATTTACCAGGTTACGGATTTGCAAAAGTTCCTCAAGCTGTAAAAAAAAATTGGGGAAAAATTATTGAAACTTACTTAACTTCAGAAAGAAAAAAAATTGTATTTTTACTTTTGGATTTGAGAAGAGTTCCATCAAATGAAGATATGGAAATGCTAAAATGGATGGAGCACTTTAAAATAGAATATTACATAATTTTTACAAAATCTGATAAATTATCAAATAACGAAAAATTTAAACAGTTAAAAGAAATTAAGAAAAAATTGGTGTTTGATAATGAAGATGTATTTTTTTACTCGTCATTAAAAAATACCGGAAGAGAAGAACTTCTCAAATTTATTGAAGAAAAAGCTCAAAATTATGAATAAAAAATTTTCAAAAAATATTTCTCCAAATTTTTAGAGAAATATTTTTTATTTTCAACGATGGTTTAAAAATTTTAGGGGCAGATTTTTAATTTTAAATTTTTTAAGTTATTCTTGATTACAAAATGTTATTTTGTTTAATATTATTTTTTTATTTTTTACATAAGGGGAAAGGACCGCCATTTCCCCTTATAATCCCCACGCTCGTCTAAGAATTTTTTTGAAGTAAAGCCGAAACTCACTTCGTTCAAACAGTCGTCTTTACTCCAAAAAAATCACGACACTTTTATATGGTAGTAAAATTTAAACCGTCGGAGCATTTTTATGTGCTGACAAAACTGTTTGAGCACGATTAGTGCGAGTTTTTTGTCAGTGCATAAAAATGTCGAAGACTAGCCGGGGTGCAGGGGTGCGGCGATGAGCACTTCTGCTTAAAAAAGAAAAAATTATTTTAGTAACTTTCTGGATTGAATGAAAAACTTAAAACTAAGATTTTTTATTTACCCCTAAATATTTTACTCTGTCTATTTTCAACTATTTTTTGACAATTTCATTATTTCATCTTCACATTTTTTTAAATTTAAAATTTCTTTTTCAATTTCTTTAAAGTATCTATAAGTCTTCACCTTAATATCTGATGCTGCTTTTTCATCAATGACTAATAATGAATTTTTGTGCAATTGCAACGCTGAAATTGTCCAAAGATGATTTACTCCTCCTTCAATCCCGTGATAAACCGCTCTTGCCTTTTTATAACCGTCTGCAAGTATTATGACCTCGTCAGAGTCAGTTAATGTGCCAACTCCGATTGTAAGTGCAGCAGTTGGAACTTTTTTTATATCATTTTCAAAAAATCTTGAATTTGCCAAAATTGTATCATAAGTCAAATCTTTTTTTCTAGTTCTGGAAGAAAGCGAAGAACCTGGCTCATTAAAAGCTATATGTCCATCTTCTCCAACACCACCTAAGAACAAATTAATTCCTCCAACTTTTTTTATTTTTTCCTCATATTCACGACATTCTTTTTCCACATCTTGCGCCATCCCATCCAAAATATTAATATTTTCCTTTTTTATATCAATATATTTAAAAAAATTTTCATTCATAAAATAATGATAACTATTTTTATGATTTGCACTTAATCCAACATACTCGTCCATATTAAAAGTTACTACATTTTGAAATGAAATTATTTTTTTCTCATTTAACTCTATTAATTTCCTATAGGTTTTAAGCGGCGTTGCTCCAGTTGGAAGTCCCATTACAAAAGGTTTTTCTTTTGTAGGATTGAATTTTAAGATTCTTTTTGCTATTTTATAAGCAGTCCATTTTCCAATTTCTTCACTATCTTTTAAAATTATTACTTGCATTTTCTTCACCTCAATTTTTACATTTTATGCTATTAATAGTATAATCCATATTTTATGATTGTCAATAATTAATTATACTCAGATACAATAATTTTTTTACTTTTTTATAAAAATAGAGTATAATTGTTAAACTAAAAAATATTTTTAAGAAAAAGGATAAATTATGAATATAAAATTAGCCAGACTTTTTGAAATTGTACAAATTTTATTGACGGAAAAGAAAGTGACAGCAGAAAAATTGGCACGTCATTTTGAAGTGTCCAAAAGAACGATATATAGAGATATTGAAACTTTGACATTAGCACAAATTCCAATTTATTCGGAAAAAGGAAGATATGGGGGAATTGGACTTATAAAAAATTTTACGATAGATAAATCTTTTTTATCTCAGAATGAGCAAAATGAGATTTTATTTGCTCTGCAAAGCTTAAATGCGATTCAAGATTCTAAAAACAACATCACTTTAACAAAATTAAACTCCATTTTTAATAGAAAGGCTGATGACTGGATCGAAGTTGATTTTTCAAGATACGGTGAAAATGATAGTATTTTGTTTGAAAAAATTAAAAATTCAATACTTGAAAAAAAAGTTATAGAATTTATCTATTTTAATACAAAAGGAAAAAATTCCAAAAGAACAGTAGAACCGCTAAAATTGTGGTTTAAAGAAAAAGCGTGGTATCTTTTTGCATATTGTCATAAGAAAAAAGATATTAGGCAGTTTAAAATAGCTAGAATAAAAAATTTGGAATTGACTTGTGAACATTTTGAAAGAGAACTTAAAAAGGAAGATTTGAAAAATCAAAATAATATGAATGGAAAAGGCACAAAAATAGTGATTGAAATTGATAAATCTCAAGCTTACCGTGTATACGATGAATTTTTTGAAGAAAGCATCACAAAAAAAGAAAACGAAAATTTTGAAATAACTACAGAAATTTTTGAAAATGAATGGTTATACGGATATTTACTGTCTTTTGGAGAACACTTAAAAGTTTTGAAACCTGCAAGAATCAGAGAAATTTTGGCAAAGAAAGTTGAAAAAATGAGAGAAAATTATAAAATATAAATTTTTAATATGACATACTGTTGTCATATTTTTTTTGCTATAATAAATTTGAAAATAAATTTATTTGAAAAAAACATTAAAAAAATTGTAATTATGATTTTAGAAAAATTTGCAGAATAGGAAAAATTTTTTGTAGCATTGGCACTGAATGAAAGAAAAATATTAAAGAATACAGGAGGACAAAAATGACTAAAAACAAAATAAATAATATTGATAAACTGGGAAGTTTGGTTTTTATTTTATTAACAATTTTATTTATATGTTTGCTTTTTTTTAATAAATCTTTTTTAAATTGGACATTTGAACGGCATCATAATATTTTAAGCTGGTATATAAGGCCTTTATTTCTAATACCTTTTTGTTATTTTTCATACAAAAGAAAATTAACGGGCATTTTTATGACAATCTTTTTTCTTTTGACAAGTATGTTTTGGTTTCCCAAACCAACGAATGTTAGCACACAAGTAAATGAATTTTTAAATTTAGAGCAAAAATTTCTTTTAAATAGTCCTTTTTATACAAAATTAATAGGAATTTTTATAGTCTTCATTTCTCTATGGGGATTGTCAAAAGCACTGTGGAAAAGAAATTTAAAATTAGGAATTGCAGTTTTAGTGTTAATTGCTATAAGTAAAATGTTTGGAAGTGTTATTTTTGCAGGAGAAGTAGGAAAATCTATTTTTATACCCGCAATTATTGGACTTGTAGTCTGTATTTTAGGTATTTATATATTATTTTACACTTCTAAAAAAAATGATTAATTTTTAAAATATAAATATTATCATTATTTAAAATTAAAAAGTTTTTTTATAAATTGAAAACTTTTAAAAAATAAAAAGTACAAAGGAGATCGATTAAAATGAAATATGAAATAGTGAAAATTAAAGAAAAAACAGTGGTTGGATTGTCTGAAACAATGAGAAATGACAAAAATACATCAAAAAAAATTGGAAAAATGTGGAATGAGTTTCGCTACGAAAATGGAGGAGAAATAAAAAATATAAGAGACAGAGTAAATAAAAATACAATGGCAGTTTATTTCGATTACACTAATAAAAATGGTTTTGAATATAGAAATCTTGTGGGTTGTGAAGTGAAAAAGGAAAGTAAAAATATTAATGAAAAATTGACAAAAATATTCATTCCAAGCGGAAAATACGCAAAATTTTCTCTTTTTGGAAATCCACAGATAGAAGTTACTAATTTCTGGATTAATTTTTGGAAGAATTTTGGAGAACAGGGAGAAAAATTAGAAAGAACTTATACTTATGATTTTGAAGAATATATAGCTGGAGGCGATCCTAAAAATATGGAAATTAATATTTATATTGCAGTGAAATAGTTCTTGGGATCTTATTTCAAAAACGAATAATTTTGAAAAAATTTAAAATTATGGATATTACATTAATAATATTCATAAGCGTTTATTTAAGTAATAAAAAAAATTTAGAACAAAGGAGAATGATTAATTATGACATTTGATTTTAAAAAAGAAGAAAAACAATTTTACAATTCTGGGAAAAAACCTGTTATAGTAGAAATTCCTGAAATGAATTTTCTTTCCGTCAGAGGGAAAGGCAATCCAAATGAAGAAAATGGAGAATACAAGAAAGCACTTGAATTAATATATGCTATCGCCTATACATTAAAAATGAGTTATAAAAGTGATTACAAAATCGAAGGATTTTTTAATTATGTTGTTCCACCGCTTGAAGGATTGTGGTGTTCGGAAAAAGAACAGGAAAATAATAAATTGGAAAAAGAAAAGTTAAACTGGATTTCCTTAATAAGATTGCCTGATTTTATTAAAAAAGAAGATTTTGAATGGGCTATAAAAGTAGCAACTGACAAAAAGAAAAAAGATTTTTCCAAAGTTAATTTTTTTACTTATAAAGAAGGAATTTGCGTACAATGTGTACACATAGGTTCTTATGATGACGAGCCTAAAACTATTTCATCAATGGAGGAATATGCCAGAAAAAAAGGTTACGCTTTTAATATAACAGAAAAAACACCTCATCATGAAATATATTTGAGCGATCCCAGAAAAGTTGACATAAGTAAAATTAAAACGGTCATTCGGTATCCAATAAAAAAGATAAAATAGTCTGTAAAAATTAATAGAAAAAAGAAAATTATTCAGAGAGTGTCTAGATTTTTTTATAAATATATACAAATTCAGTAATGTAGGAATTCTTTGCTGTATTTACATAAAAAAAATTTACACTCTCTAATTCCCCCAAAATAAGATTTTTTAATCATATTTTATTAATAAGTTTTAATCATTTAAATTATCATATATATAAGCTAAATTTAAAGTTCGTTCTTTCACGGTTCTTATTTTTGCTGAAATTGCACGATTAATTCCAAGTGTTCCACCTTCTTCATTTTCTATACAATATCTGAAAGTTCCGTCATCATCTCTATATTCTATCCAGTCTTTTTGTGCTTGAATCAAACGTTCTTTCGCTTTAGGATTCAATTTTTTCATCAACTTATTATAAATAATATTTAATTCTTTGTCCCAATAATCATAAATTTCTTGAGCTGCTCTTCTAAAATTATAGTCATTTCCACTCACATCTTTATATTTTGAAATAACATTTTTTTCAATTTTACTCATTCTTAATTTTAGTTCATTGGTATAACTTCCTGTCATTTCATTTGTATCGCTATATATCACATTTTTTGAAAAGATTAGTGAAGAAACTGTTAAAAATAATATAATTACCGTATTAAAAAAATTTTTTTTCATTCTTATCACCTCATTTTTAATTCTTCCATAATTAGTTATTTTCGTAATCTCCTTTCGTTAATATTATACCTTAATAAACTATGGGAATTTTGGTTTTATAAAAAATTTCAATTCTTCAAGTAATAAAAAATCAAAAAAAGAACTAGATATTTCCAGTTCTTTTTATATTATGATGATTTTAGTAAATCAGTTATTTAGTAATAGTTGCAACTACTCCTGAAGCTACTGTTCTTCCACCTTCTCTTATAGCAAATCTCAATCCTTCTTCCATCGCAATTGGGTGAATTAATTCCACTGTCATTTCAATGTTATCTCCTGGCATTACCATTTCTACTCCTTCTGGTAGTTTTACTTCTCCTGTAATGTCAGTCGTTCTGAAATAAAATTGTGGTTTGTATCCTGTAAAGAATGGTGTATGTCTTCCACCTTCATCTTTTGTAAGTACGTATACTTCTGATTTGAATCCTGTATGTGGTGTGATTGTTCCTGGTTTTGCTAACACTTGTCCTCTTTCCACTTCTTCTTTCTTAGTTCCTCTTAGCAATGCTCCTATATTATCTCCAGCTTGTCCTGAATCCAATAACTTTCTGAACATTTCCACTCCTGTTACTGTAGTTTTTGAAGTCGGTTTGATTCCTACTATTTCTACTTCTTCCCCAACTTTTACTACTCCTCTTTCTACTCTTCCTGTTACTACTGTTCCTCTTCCTGTAATTGTGAACACATCTTCAATCGGCATAAGGAATGGTTGGTCAATTGGTCTTTCTGGTGTCGGAATATATGTATCTACCGCATCCATTAATTCCATTATTTTTTCTACCCATTTTGCTTCCCCATTTAATGCTCCTAATGCTGATCCAGCTATTATTGGTACGTCATCTCCTGGGAATCCGTATTCGTTTAATAGTTCTCTTACTTCCATTTCTACCAATTCTAGTAATTCTTCGTCGTCTACCATATCAACTTTGTTTAAGAATACTACAATGTAAGGTACTCCAACCTGTCTTGCCAATAGAATATGTTCTCTTGTTTGAGGCATTGGTCCATCAGCTGCTGATACTACTAGGATTGCTCCATCCATCTGAGCTGCTCCTGTAATCATATTTTTTACATAATCCGCATGTCCTGGACAGTCTACGTGTGCGTAGTGTCTTTTTGCTGTTTCATACTCAATATGAGCTGTGTTAATTGTGATTCCTCTTTCTCTTTCTTCAGGAGCTTGGTCGATATTTTCAAAATCAACTTTTTCTGCAAGCCCTTTATCAGACAACACTTTTGAAATTGCTGCTGTCAAAGTAGTTTTTCCGTGGTCTACATGACCAATTGTTCCTATGTTTACGTGTGGTTTACTTCTGTCAAATTTAGCTTTTGCCATATTTCTCTTTTTCCTCCATATTTTTTTATTTCTTGTCTTAATATTAGCATATTTACAAAAAAAATGCAAGTATGATAAATCATTTTTTCAAAAAATTTATTAAATTTTTATAAAATTTTATTTTAAAAAGAGAGCATAAGAAGCATTTTCTCGCTAAAGATCCAGTTGCAAAACAGATTTTTTATTTTAATTTCCAAGTTAGTGGTGAAAATAATATTAACATCGGAAAAATTTCCAATCTTCCAGCAAGCATTGCAAAACTTAATACAATTTTAGAAAAATCATTTAAGTTGGCAAAGCTGTATGCAGGACCCACTTTTCCAAGTCCTGGACCTATGTTATTAAAAGTTGCAGCAACTGCGCTAAATGCTGTTAAAAAATCATCTGTGGAAAATGAAATCAATAAAAGCATCGCCATAAAAACTACTGCATAAACTACAAAATACACTGCTATACTTTTTTGCATTTTCAAACTTACTGGTTTGTCTTCGTAAGAGATTGAAATAACACGGTTGGGACTTATCATTTGTCTTATTTCTGCAAAGTGTATTTTTATCATTAGAATTACCCTGGAAATTTTTAATCCGCCTGCGGTAGAACCAGCACACGCACCAAAAAACATAAGTATCAACAAAATTACTTGCGAAAAAAGTGGCCATTTTCCAAAATCTGCCGTTGAGTATCCCGTTGTTGTCATCACAGAAGATACAGAAAATAACACATCTCTTATACATTGTAATATCGAACTGTATGATTTTGAAATATTTATGACTATTAGCGCAACCGAAACAAATACAATGAGTAAATAATATTTTAACTCTTCATTTTTTAGCACATCTTTTACTTTCCCGATTAAAATAAAATAATAAACATTAAAATTTACTCCAAAAACTAACATTCCAATCGACAGTACAACATCAATATAAGCGCTGTGATACGGCAAAATACTTCCATTTCTTATACCAAAGCCACCTGTCCCAGCTGTTCCAAATGCAAGTAAACTTGCTTCAAATAAATTTAGACCTCCAAATAGCAGTAAAATTATCAAAACTATTGTCATAACTGTATATATTTTGTACAACACTCTTGCGGTAGACGACAATTTTGAAACTATTTTACCAAATGTCGGTCCTGGAACTTCAGCTTTCATTACATAGACAGAAGTTGGAGAATATTTTGGCAAAATTGCAAGTGCTAAAACTAGAACCCCCATTCCTCCTACAAAGTGAGTAAAACTTCGCCAAAATAAATTTGAGTGACTAATTTTGGTCAAGTCTGTAATTATGCTCGAACCTGTTGTCGTAAAACCGCTGACAACCTCGAAAAAGGCATCTACAAATGACGGTATCTCTTTCGATATTACAAACGGGAGTGCTCCGAAAGCTGACATAAATATCCAAGATAAAGCCACTATTACGAAACCTTCTCTCCCTTGAATATTTTTATCAATTGGAATTTTTAGCGACATTAGAAGACCTACTGCCAAAAGTAGTAAAATCACTATTCCATATGACATCTTATGTAAAATATCCTCTTTGTATAAAAAGCTTATAATTAATGGCAAAAACATCAGTCCAGCTTCTAGTATTAAAATTTTTCCAATTACAAAACTTATCATTTTTTTGTTCATTTTCTTGCTCCTTGTAATTAATTTGTTATTTAATTATTTATTTTAAAACAATTCCTTCAAAGTCATCTATTGGAGTTGTCGTTATAATCATTACATAATCTCCAGTTTCTATCGTATCATTTCCACCAGGAAAAATTAAATTGTCATTTCTAAAAATACCTGCAATTATTACACTTGTCTTTAATTTT
Proteins encoded in this window:
- the coaE gene encoding dephospho-CoA kinase (Dephospho-CoA kinase (CoaE) performs the final step in coenzyme A biosynthesis.); protein product: MIIGITGGIGSGKSTVSRILRNKGFYFVDLDSISHDVIQNPKIKKQLLENFGNEIFDKEEVLRKKLGEIVFKNKKN
- a CDS encoding dephospho-CoA kinase, giving the protein MFLKTKKIRKIKFYYASRNFERNEKKIKEIKKVVVFVEIQLLFEVGWESEFDLILLIWSKKNIQIKRILERDGRSKDEAINIINSQISLDEKRKKSDYVIENNDDNLEKLENKVNEFIDFLKIKLNSGKKEV
- a CDS encoding LCP family protein; amino-acid sequence: MKKIMFLIMFVILTGLAGFIAWLCVPFNILIIGSDAYANQPTKGSRSDGLILVKVVPLLAQIKMVSIPRDSYAEIPCENFKMDKITHSHAFGGTPCTIEAVEKLLDVKINYHILFRFENVMDITTMIDGVDVVSNHTFNQDYFDQEVFHFNQGQVYNLKGRQALAYTRHRKSDTAFKRDERQRQVIQAIIQKLAAPSGWKYIPKVLDYAKKNMEIDANPLKALGAAPAILLHHPVEQHELKGDGRMINGVYYYILDDNSLNDIINEFQN
- the yihA gene encoding ribosome biogenesis GTP-binding protein YihA/YsxC, with the protein product MEIKKAEFIKSAVYENEYPKFNNITEFSFIGRSNVGKSSLINSLTKRKNLARTSKTPGRTQLINYFLINSKIHFVDLPGYGFAKVPQAVKKNWGKIIETYLTSERKKIVFLLLDLRRVPSNEDMEMLKWMEHFKIEYYIIFTKSDKLSNNEKFKQLKEIKKKLVFDNEDVFFYSSLKNTGREELLKFIEEKAQNYE
- the nagB gene encoding glucosamine-6-phosphate deaminase, translating into MQVIILKDSEEIGKWTAYKIAKRILKFNPTKEKPFVMGLPTGATPLKTYRKLIELNEKKIISFQNVVTFNMDEYVGLSANHKNSYHYFMNENFFKYIDIKKENINILDGMAQDVEKECREYEEKIKKVGGINLFLGGVGEDGHIAFNEPGSSLSSRTRKKDLTYDTILANSRFFENDIKKVPTAALTIGVGTLTDSDEVIILADGYKKARAVYHGIEGGVNHLWTISALQLHKNSLLVIDEKAASDIKVKTYRYFKEIEKEILNLKKCEDEIMKLSKNS
- a CDS encoding helix-turn-helix transcriptional regulator, translated to MNIKLARLFEIVQILLTEKKVTAEKLARHFEVSKRTIYRDIETLTLAQIPIYSEKGRYGGIGLIKNFTIDKSFLSQNEQNEILFALQSLNAIQDSKNNITLTKLNSIFNRKADDWIEVDFSRYGENDSILFEKIKNSILEKKVIEFIYFNTKGKNSKRTVEPLKLWFKEKAWYLFAYCHKKKDIRQFKIARIKNLELTCEHFERELKKEDLKNQNNMNGKGTKIVIEIDKSQAYRVYDEFFEESITKKENENFEITTEIFENEWLYGYLLSFGEHLKVLKPARIREILAKKVEKMRENYKI
- a CDS encoding GyrI-like domain-containing protein, encoding MKYEIVKIKEKTVVGLSETMRNDKNTSKKIGKMWNEFRYENGGEIKNIRDRVNKNTMAVYFDYTNKNGFEYRNLVGCEVKKESKNINEKLTKIFIPSGKYAKFSLFGNPQIEVTNFWINFWKNFGEQGEKLERTYTYDFEEYIAGGDPKNMEINIYIAVK
- a CDS encoding GyrI-like domain-containing protein, which gives rise to MTFDFKKEEKQFYNSGKKPVIVEIPEMNFLSVRGKGNPNEENGEYKKALELIYAIAYTLKMSYKSDYKIEGFFNYVVPPLEGLWCSEKEQENNKLEKEKLNWISLIRLPDFIKKEDFEWAIKVATDKKKKDFSKVNFFTYKEGICVQCVHIGSYDDEPKTISSMEEYARKKGYAFNITEKTPHHEIYLSDPRKVDISKIKTVIRYPIKKIK
- a CDS encoding lysozyme inhibitor LprI family protein — translated: MKKNFFNTVIILFLTVSSLIFSKNVIYSDTNEMTGSYTNELKLRMSKIEKNVISKYKDVSGNDYNFRRAAQEIYDYWDKELNIIYNKLMKKLNPKAKERLIQAQKDWIEYRDDDGTFRYCIENEEGGTLGINRAISAKIRTVKERTLNLAYIYDNLND
- the tuf gene encoding elongation factor Tu; this translates as MAKAKFDRSKPHVNIGTIGHVDHGKTTLTAAISKVLSDKGLAEKVDFENIDQAPEERERGITINTAHIEYETAKRHYAHVDCPGHADYVKNMITGAAQMDGAILVVSAADGPMPQTREHILLARQVGVPYIVVFLNKVDMVDDEELLELVEMEVRELLNEYGFPGDDVPIIAGSALGALNGEAKWVEKIMELMDAVDTYIPTPERPIDQPFLMPIEDVFTITGRGTVVTGRVERGVVKVGEEVEIVGIKPTSKTTVTGVEMFRKLLDSGQAGDNIGALLRGTKKEEVERGQVLAKPGTITPHTGFKSEVYVLTKDEGGRHTPFFTGYKPQFYFRTTDITGEVKLPEGVEMVMPGDNIEMTVELIHPIAMEEGLRFAIREGGRTVASGVVATITK
- a CDS encoding TrkH family potassium uptake protein, yielding MNKKMISFVIGKILILEAGLMFLPLIISFLYKEDILHKMSYGIVILLLLAVGLLMSLKIPIDKNIQGREGFVIVALSWIFMSAFGALPFVISKEIPSFVDAFFEVVSGFTTTGSSIITDLTKISHSNLFWRSFTHFVGGMGVLVLALAILPKYSPTSVYVMKAEVPGPTFGKIVSKLSSTARVLYKIYTVMTIVLIILLLFGGLNLFEASLLAFGTAGTGGFGIRNGSILPYHSAYIDVVLSIGMLVFGVNFNVYYFILIGKVKDVLKNEELKYYLLIVFVSVALIVINISKSYSSILQCIRDVLFSVSSVMTTTGYSTADFGKWPLFSQVILLILMFFGACAGSTAGGLKISRVILMIKIHFAEIRQMISPNRVISISYEDKPVSLKMQKSIAVYFVVYAVVFMAMLLLISFSTDDFLTAFSAVAATFNNIGPGLGKVGPAYSFANLNDFSKIVLSFAMLAGRLEIFPMLILFSPLTWKLK